The DNA region GATCTCGTTGACCCTTGGATATGCCTCCGGCTGTGGTATAGAAATAGAAACTATTGAAACTCATTGTTTCCAAATTGAACGATCAGGACAGCGGCCCATGTCGAAACTGCCGGACTTCGAGGCGCTCGCGATCTTCGCAAAAGTCATGGAATTACGGTCGTTTGCGGCGGCCGCGACCGAGCTCTCGCTGTCCAAGGCGACGGTCTCGAAGGCGGTCAGCCGGCTCGAGGAGCGGCTCGGCGCGCGGCTGTTCAACCGCACCTCGCGGCGGCTGGCGCTGACCGATGCCGGCCAGAAATTGTCGGAGCGCGCCGCGCGGCTGCTGGCCGACGGCGAGGCCGCCGAAAGCGAGGCGCTGGCGCAATCGACCACGCCACGTGGCCTGGTGCGGTTCGCGGTGCCCATGACCTTCGGCGTCAAGACGGTGGCGCCGCTGCTGCCGGAATTCATGGAGGCCTATCCGGAGGTCGCGATCGATCTGCACCTGAGCGACGCCACGGTCGATCTGATCGGCGAAGGCTTTGATGCCGGCCTGCGCATCGCGCGGCTGCCGGATTCCTCGCTGATCGCGCGGCGGCTGTGCGGCATGCCGCGCTACACGGTGGCAGCGCCGTCCTATTTGAAGCGCCACGGCCGGCCGACCCATCCGATGCATCTCGCCGAGCACAAATGCTTCGGCTACGCCTATCTCTCGACCCAGGGCGTCTGGCACTACACCAATGCGTCGGGTGAACAGGCGAGCGTGCGTCCCGCCGGCCAGTTGCGCGTCAACAATGGCGAGGCCGTGATGCCCGCGCTGCTCGCCGGTCTCGGCATCGCCGACCTGCCCGACTTCATCGTCGGCGACGCGATCGCACGCGGCGAGGTCGAGGTGATCCTGAAAGGCTGGAAGCAGCCCGAAGGCGCGGTGCATCTCGTCACGCCGCCCGGCGGCCCGCGGCCCGCCCGCGTCGAGGTGCTGGCGGATTTCCTCGCCAGCCATTTCGCCAAAGGCCGCGCCCAGCGGAAGTAAAAGGCCGCGCCCTGCGGAAATAGAGAGCCGCGCTCACCGGAAGTAGTCGGCACCGCACACGCGGCTGAAGGCCGCGCGACCCGTCACATTCGTGTCATCCCTTTTAAATTGTATAAGTTGTGTGAACTAACCCATGATCGTGGGCCGCCGCGATCGTCTATTTCTGCGTCCTGAACCTGTTGCCGCAAAGCGCATTTTCGGAGGAACCAGATGATTGACCTGACCAAGCACGATTTCACGTCATTGTCGGTGAAGGATCTGCTCGATGCCCGCGAGGCCTATCACGTGCATCTGGCCCATCTGCAATCGGTCTACGCCACGGCGATCGGCCGCTATCTGATCCGCGACAGCGACCGCAACGCGACCGAACGGCGGCACCATTCCAAGCCGCAGGCGCTCGGACCGCGCACGCTGTTCAATTCGTCGGTCAAGGACTGGTCGTGGCCCTGCATCCTCGTCTTTGTCCGGGACTGGATGAAGCGCTCCGAGTTGAAGAACCATCCGGAGAAGCAGGACCAGCTGGTGCCGCCATTCCTGTATCTGCCTGACGGGCGCGTCGTGCCGACCTGCGTCGTCAAGGTCGACCCGAACGAGGACAGCCCCGGCGTCGTCGATCCGCCGGTGTTCAAGAGCGATCTGGTTGGCGGCGGCTTTCCGGTCCAGACCATGATCCAGGGCAAGATCCATCGCGGCTCGATCGGCTGTCTCGTCACCAATGGCGAGACCGTGTTTGCGCTCTCCAACCGCCACGTGGTCGGCGCGGCCGGGCGCGAGATCTTCGCCGGCTTCAAGAACACGGAACGGCGTCTCGGCGTCAGCGATGCGCTGCAACTCGGCAAGCGCGCCTTCAGCGACGTCTATCCCGGCTGGCCCGGCGCGCGGGTGGTGGCCAATCTCGATGCCGGATTGATCCGCGTCGATGACGTCAAGGGCTGGACCGCGCAGGTCTACGGCGTCGGACAGGTCGGCGACGTCGTCGATCTCAATGTCGGTACCTTCCGCCTCGAGATCATCGACCAGCCGCTGATCGCCTTCGGTGCGACCAGCGGATTGATGAAGGGCAAGATCATCGGCCTGTTCTATCGCTACAAGACCGTCGGCGGCATGGAATATGTCAGCGATTTCGTGATCGGTCCGCGCGACAGCGACACGCCGCTCAACAACTACCCCGGCGATTCCGGCACGATCTGGTTTCTCGACGATCCGGATGCGAAGAAGAACGCCAGCGGCGCGCGCATCCTAAGTCCCCTGGCGCTGGAATGGGGCGGCCAGGAATTGTTCGGATCGGGCGGCAAGATTCCGATGCAGGTCGCGCTCGGCATCTGCATGGCGACGCTGTGCCGCGAGCTCGATGTCGAGCTGATCGGCGACTGGAATGCCGGCCACACCGAGTATTGGGGCGAATGGGGACACGTCAAGATCGGCGCCTATGCGACCGGCCTGATCGATGCGAAGCTTCCCAAGCTCTCGAGCATGATGGACGCCAACTCCGACAATATCGGCCTCGACGACAAGCTGCTTGCCGACCTCAAGCCATATCAGCGCGGCGCATTCGCGCCGCTGGCCGACGTCGCCGACCTGGTCTGGCGCTTCACCCGGCACACCGACGAGAGCAACCATTTCGCCGACATGGACAAGCCGGGCAAGGATGGCAAGACGCTGCTGGATCTGTGCGCCGAGTCCACGCGCAACGTCGATCCGAAAGTCTGGAATGACTATTACGAAGGGATCGGCGAGGACCGCCGCGGCGCGTTGCCGTTCCGGGTCTGGCAGATCTTCGACGAGATGGTCGAATATGCCGCCGCCAACAAGAAGCTCGAGTTCGTCTGCGCCGCGGGAATCGTCGCCCATTACATCGGTGATGCCTGCCAGCCGCTGCACATCTCGCAATTCCACCATGGCCTCGATCTGAACGACAAGGCACACGCCAAGGTGCACAGCGTGTACGAGACCACGATGATCGGCCGCCACGGCAAGGATCTCATCAAGATGATCCCCGACGCCCGGACCAGCGACGTCGCGGAGATCGTTGCGGGCGGCACGCCGACCGGCCGCGACGCTGCGGTCGCCGTGGTCGCGCTGATGCAGCGAACCGTGAAGCGGCTGCCGCCGATGACGATCGTGAATCTGTTCAACTCGCATATGGGCAACGGCCAGGTCGACGTGATGTGGTCGAAGCTGAAGGATGCTACGGCGGCCTGCATGCAGGACGGCGCCAAGACGCTGGCCCGGGTCTGGGAAGCGGCCTGGCGCGCCGGTGCGGGTGAAGATCGCGGGCAGGGCGGCAAGTTCGATCAGGGCAGTCTGAGCAAGCTCTACAACGATCCGAGTTTCCTTCCTGCGTATCCGCTCCAGCAGCTCACACTCGATGCGGACGACCACATCGTTCCCGTCGGGGGAGGCGGAGCGCGGCGCCGGAGTGTGTCGACGGCGCGGCGCGCGCGCCCGCAAGCCGCGAAGAAGGCAGCCAAGAAAGCGGCCAAGAGTTCGGCGAGGAAGGCGGTCAAGAAGGCCGTGCCGCGCAAGCGTCCCGCAGCCGCCGCCCCGGTCCGCCGCGCAGCCGCCAGCAAGAAGACCGCGACCAAGCGCGGCGCGGCCAGGAAGCGGTCGGTCGGAAAGACGCGTAAGGCGGCGCGCAAGCACTAAAGCATACCGAGATTAGGTCGACCGCGCCGGCACTGCGCTCCCTCTCTCCGCACGCGGGGCGAGGTAAAGCGCATCGGCTGCGACACGCGGGAGCTAGAGTTCAGCATCCCGCTCCTGCATCATGCGGACGGGAACTTGGGCTTATTGGCCTTCACATTTTGTTGTCTGCGCGAACGATCCTTGGCCGCATTCATTTGCCATTTTTGAAGCAAGTCGCCGCGCGGAACCCATGCGCGCGGACGAAATCGAACTCAACGAACCGAACTCAACGAACAAGGGCACTGGGCATGCAGACGGAGCGAATTGTCCTGAGCTTAGCGATCGCGATCAGCGGCCTCGGCACTGCCGCGCCTGCGTTGTCGCAGGAGTATCGCGGCACCTGGGAACAGCAGATGGCATGTACGCCGGACGTGATGCGACTGTGCAGCGATCAAATACCCGACACCAACCGGATCGTCGCCTGCCTGCGGCAGAACACGGCGCTGCTTGGCAGTTCCTGCCGTGCCGTGTT from Bradyrhizobium sp. B124 includes:
- a CDS encoding LysR family transcriptional regulator; the protein is MSKLPDFEALAIFAKVMELRSFAAAATELSLSKATVSKAVSRLEERLGARLFNRTSRRLALTDAGQKLSERAARLLADGEAAESEALAQSTTPRGLVRFAVPMTFGVKTVAPLLPEFMEAYPEVAIDLHLSDATVDLIGEGFDAGLRIARLPDSSLIARRLCGMPRYTVAAPSYLKRHGRPTHPMHLAEHKCFGYAYLSTQGVWHYTNASGEQASVRPAGQLRVNNGEAVMPALLAGLGIADLPDFIVGDAIARGEVEVILKGWKQPEGAVHLVTPPGGPRPARVEVLADFLASHFAKGRAQRK